A window of the Thiomicrospira microaerophila genome harbors these coding sequences:
- a CDS encoding efflux RND transporter periplasmic adaptor subunit: MMKLSNKIMGLSVLAVALGLAGCLPDQKTAETPQYEVTEHTVTVAMVNLGTVPLVASVPGSVVPDQQARIASRLMGYIRSIPVQVGQHVKRGDLLFEIDPQDIQSQISQARAGYQQAQAALENAKADFDRFSQLLREESVSRQQFDGVRLQYSVAQENLAAAKAGLEQAEFQLNYANVRAPFDGVIVQKMAVAGDLAAPGNPIVVIENLRSLSVQTEVSQDLYAVLNVGDTAQIQVDGVANAMTGEIYSLVAAANPRTRGHTTKLSLPEVNNVNSGTFARISFVRGERQAILLPVEALVTRAGIQGVFVVGADNLVSFRMVRIGENLNGHFEVQAGLDVGEQVVVSNNQTLVNGDRVIFDSATTGA, encoded by the coding sequence GGGTTTAAGTGTGCTGGCTGTCGCCCTCGGTTTGGCAGGTTGTTTGCCAGATCAAAAAACTGCCGAAACCCCACAGTATGAGGTTACTGAACATACCGTTACAGTTGCAATGGTTAATTTAGGTACTGTGCCTCTTGTGGCGAGTGTGCCAGGTTCTGTGGTGCCAGATCAGCAGGCCAGAATTGCATCGCGCTTAATGGGTTACATTCGCAGTATTCCCGTTCAGGTAGGCCAGCATGTCAAGCGAGGTGATTTGTTATTTGAGATTGATCCTCAAGATATCCAAAGTCAAATTTCTCAAGCGCGTGCGGGATATCAGCAAGCTCAGGCCGCGCTGGAAAACGCAAAAGCCGATTTTGATCGTTTTTCGCAATTGCTGAGAGAAGAATCCGTTTCTCGTCAACAGTTTGACGGAGTACGTTTGCAGTATAGTGTTGCACAGGAGAATTTGGCAGCAGCGAAAGCCGGCCTAGAGCAAGCAGAGTTTCAATTGAACTATGCCAATGTTCGCGCACCTTTTGATGGGGTTATTGTACAAAAAATGGCGGTAGCAGGTGATCTTGCGGCACCGGGCAATCCAATAGTCGTGATTGAAAACTTGCGCTCGCTCAGTGTGCAAACTGAAGTTTCTCAAGATCTTTATGCGGTATTGAATGTTGGCGACACAGCACAAATCCAGGTAGATGGTGTGGCGAATGCGATGACCGGTGAGATTTATTCTTTGGTGGCGGCTGCTAATCCGCGTACTAGAGGCCACACGACAAAATTGAGCTTGCCTGAAGTTAATAATGTCAACTCGGGCACATTTGCACGCATTAGTTTTGTAAGGGGGGAGCGTCAGGCGATTTTATTGCCTGTTGAAGCCTTAGTAACCCGCGCAGGTATTCAAGGCGTGTTTGTGGTCGGAGCCGATAATCTGGTGAGTTTTCGGATGGTGCGTATTGGCGAAAACTTAAATGGTCATTTTGAGGTTCAAGCGGGCTTAGATGTCGGTGAACAGGTGGTGGTTTCTAACAATCAAACCCTGGTAAATGGTGATCGCGTGATCTTTGATTCGGCAACTACAGGAGCTTAA